One window of the Cryptomeria japonica chromosome 7, Sugi_1.0, whole genome shotgun sequence genome contains the following:
- the LOC131078776 gene encoding germin-like protein subfamily 1 member 16: MEIIIFRMKLLVIAVVLSIMSAGVYGADPDPLTDFATGLKTFILRDVFTNGDVSVDSGGVRAATSVAKFPAAASQGLEYVRFKMVPCGANLPHTHPRASEMLTLISGGPLQVGFVDTQGQAFIDILHPGDVTIFPRGTLHFELNVGSEEANYISALNSQNPGVVTSSVSILKLPLRSVATAFNITQQAVKKLDSTIYASVVGLKKTSKSDCVPGRDITVDF, translated from the exons ATGGAGATCATAATATTCAGGATGAAGTTACTCGTCATTGCAGTTGTTCTTAGCATAATGTCTGCAGGTGTTTATGGAGCAGACCCTGATCCTCTTACAGACTTCGCTACAGGACTAAAAACCTTCATTCTTCGCGACGTTTTCACTAATGGAGATGTTAGTGTCGATTCCGGAGGAGTACGTGCTGCCACTTCAGTAGCCAAGTTTCCTGCTGCTGC ATCACAGGGCCTCGAATATGTGAGGTTCAAGATGGTTCCGTGTGGGGCGAATTTGCCGCATACCCATCCACGAGCCTCGGAAATGCTTACTCTTATCTCAGGAGGGCCACTTCAAGTTGGCTTTGTTGACACTCAAG GTCAAGCTTTCATCGATATTCTGCATCCTGGAGATGTCACCATATTTCCGAGGGGAACATTGCACTTTGAGCTTAATGTTGGAAGTGAAGAAGCTAACTATATCTCTGCTCTCAACAGTCAAAATCCTGGTGTTGTG ACAAGCAGCGTGTCAATATTGAAGCTTCCATTGAGAAGTGTGGCGACTGCTTTTAACATCACCCAACAGGCTGTAAAGAAATTAGATTCTACCATATATGCCAGTGTAGTGGGACTCAAGAAAACATCCAAAAGCGACTGTGTTCCAGGTAGAGATATTACTGTAGACTTTTAA